TGCTTGCTTTGCCAATGGTGTTATCTGGGTTGCTTATGCTCTTATCCGATTTGACCCCTTTATTGTTGTAATTCAcatattcctctctctctctctctctctctctctctctcaaatttaacCATATCATTACATACATGAAAAATAATGATTTCcatatgaaattcaatttcatatataatttttattaaatataacaatttttatttttaaagtgtATCTAATGTCattgtttaaagttttaaatgaCATGACACAATGCATGCATACCTTTAATTACAATAATCAAAATCTTAATAATCATACGTACTctcttcattttatttgaaatattggTCTCACATAAACGGGCCTGTGGGTTTGTCTCAGGTACCAAATGGGATAGGAACATTGTTTGGTATGGCCCAGCTGATTCTCTATGCATCATTCTACAAATCAACAAAGAGACAGATTGCAGAAAGGAAAAGCAAAGGAGAGGTGGACTTGTCTGGGGTGACGGTGGTAGGTAGAGAGGACTCTAGGAAGGTAGGCAGTGCACTTCAGAATGGTCGTCCATGAGAGATTCTCCCATCACCAACCATTGCTGGATTGGATGAAATGACCCCAGAAATATAAGCCTAGCTATTCCCATAAtaatatcaaactaaaaattaaaaaaaaaaaaaaaaaaatatatatatatatatatatatatatatatatatatatatatatttctatgttCAGTGCTCACTATCATGTAGTTCACATGTTACACTGAGTGGCATGTCAACCAACTATCATACTTCCTTACAAGCTAatcatattttgttattttccctctgatttttttttttttttgagcaattaATATTTAAGGTTCCAACTTGGGGTATATTAGTTTTATGATATCAGATCTTTACCCACCTTTCAAGCACAGAATTTTAGATGTTTTAAGTTTTGACTTGTATGTTAATTTTACAAGTTCCAATGTGAAGAATCTTACATATGTTGAGGTGGTTTCATGGAAGAATAGTCTTTGGAGGAAAACTTTGTACATATTATGAGGGTTGCTACTTCCTAGTTGTGAAGAGTTTCTATCAGTACATATATGAATAGAAATGATTCTCAACCACTAGCAATATCTTCCACTTCTTTAATTTGATGGAAAATTTCTTACAACTTTAGCATACTCAAAACCAATATCTACAACTAACCCAGCATCCTATCACTACAAGAATGGGGCTTTAAACTTGACTAATATGTACAATCTAATCCTCACTCCTCAGTCCCCAGAGCTCTCCCAGGAGCTACCCAGATTGGGCATTACATCTTGAACCAAAAGCCTGATCATATTGCTGCCCGCTGATCTTGAAATATCCATGCACTCCTGCAGGTCAGCATCACAGGCTATCAATATCCACTCATGATCATCATCCAGATACTTGATTTCAAATGTACCCACCTCCAATTTCAACCTTTTCGCCACTTCTTCTTTCAATTCCAACATACCAGAATTCAAAGAGATCCGAAACCTAATAATATCCTCTCCATATGTTGCCTTTATTATCACACTCTTCATCTCATTTCTAGCTGTAACATGAGGCATTTTGTGAACAAAAGGAATAGGTTGGTTGGAAGCCATACTGGGACATGGAGGGTTTGTCGAACAAAATTCTGGGACCTGCTCATTCACCATAGCATCTGCTACTGAAGGACACAAATTTCTCAAGTCTTTTGAACTTCCAGAATCCTCAATCAGAATTCCTCCAAATAATTCTTGAGGTTCTGTCATGAAAAAAGCATCAGGTATTGAATTCGTAGGTGATATATTTGGTGCTGCTGTGAGTTGATATGGCGATCCAGGAGAGCCCTCCACCTTAACATATTGCTCATTGACGGCAGAAACATATGGATGCTCCGCCAGTGTGCTTTCATTTGGGGGACTACCCTGGCATGAACCTTGGGAATTGGGGGTCCCAGCACTCTCTTCACATGAACGGCTCCTCGTTTTGGAACTGTTTGGGCTTTTACCATGCTCTGGTGGAGATCTACTTTGATCATCAATTGCTGCCTGTTCATCAAGCATTTTACAAGTGGATGATCCATTCTTTTCCTGAGGTTCAGAGACTTTAAAGCTTGGTGATGTTTGTTTATTGGACCTGTTCAAACTGGAAGGATGAGAGCCAACAGCTACAGGCATTTGACTTGTGGTGAGAGAACCTAAACCAAATGTTCCTTCAGCACATTGAACAGAATCTATTACACGCTGTAGCTTAGATAGGGAACGGTTGACCTTGTTGATCTTGCGAGATGGCCATCGGGAGATCCCATGCTGCCTACAAATGCGCTTCATTGTAGTCGGGCAAACTGCAAAGCAAGAATATTTCTAAGAACAATACATTTTAATTGCTATTACAGACATATAATCCAATTTTTATGCATAGCAAAATCAGCATCACCTGAATCATATAAGAAAAATTGCAAGCAACAATTTTTTAGTGTAGAAGTATACATACCACCAAGGCTCTTTGCAGCTTCTTTAAGACTCCCAGAAAAATATTGTTGGAGAACCTCTAGACTAATTGATTTCTCAGATTTTCTGCGTCTCCTCTCTGACATCTTTTTCATGTCTTCATTCTCTAAAGAAGAAAATTGATCAAGTCTTCCACCCGCATTGCTAGCAACAATCCCTTTATTATTTATGTCATTTAAGCGAACCATTAACTGCTGCTGTGATGAATCTAGCTGCACCATATCTTCCACAATGAGCAAGCCATCAGGACCAGGTGGTGATTTCATAGATTGGTTTATTCGTACAGATTCAAGTCTTGAATCCACTATCCCATCTTTAGAAACTTGAATAATTTCGACAGATACTTCCCCTTCAAGTTCAATACCAGAAGCAATCTTAAGACTCTGGAAATGCTGCTTCATCATTTCCAATAGGGAGCCCAATAAAATCTGTTGTTCATGCAAGTCTGTGATGCTAGGGGGCAGAAAAAATTCTAGAATGTAATCATCATCTCCAGTATGAGTGCTCCGTAAGCAGATTGCAAAACAGCTGGTTAACCCAAACATACGTGCATAGTGTACTAAGGGGTACTCAGTTTTGCAGAATTGGGTAATGTTTCTGCAGAAGCATGAGTTATGGGATAAAAATGCTCTCCCAGCAACCCCCTGGCCCTTTTGTAAGTGATGCTCAATGCAGGCCTCCCGGAAACCACACATGTGAGGGTCTACAACATAGACTGCCACATCAGTTGTAGACATGCAGACTTGTCCCATGCAACTACCATCTAAGCTAGCACAGCTCTTCTTCAGAGCATCACCATGGGCCAGAACACTGCGATTCTCACATGGAACCCAGGTCTGAGCCAAAGGCAATTTGTGTGCTTCACACACTACTGCCAATATCTCCAAAATTTCAGCTAGTGCATTCTGGCGACCTTCATTGTAAATCTGGTTTAAAAGGATTGCCAAATatgtttgtatatatatatatatatatatatgtatatatatatatatatatcagtcaGAAAAGGAAACAGAATGAAATAAGAACAccgtattttaattttttttgttctccaaaatatacaaatttgacatgcatgATAGTTGCAGATCACCTGTGTGTTTGGATGATCCAATATCTCAGAACTTCTCAGATTGACTGCCTGCAGAAGAATTGAAATTATGTGACTGATGAATCTTGAAATGTTTGAAGTTATAATATTTTGCAAGGTGAACAGTCTCATAGGcaaaacaacattttccaaACGAATCTCATATACAGTAGAATCATCATCTAGCAATCACAAAGAAGAACATAGTATGAAATCTGACATGAACAAGAAGGGGAAAAGAGACCCAACCTCTAGTGCTTTGCACACTTTATCAACCTCAGGTGCATAGTTGATCTTTGATGAGGTCATGATGAGCTCAACTACACCAACACAGGACTGGCCAGAAGGCTCAAACACAGGCAATGCCAAGCTTCCCTGAACATTAAAGCACTGGGCATGAACACGACGTGGATACTCTTTGCAGGAGTAATACTGCACATTTGGAGTCCATTCCGGAAACTTTTGCCGGAACACACGGCCAGGAAGCCCAAGCGCTCCGTCTTCACTGACAGCAAATTTATACAATACAGAAGCCGCCCTAAACTGATGAAGTCCATTGCCAAGTGTACCAATAAGAAAAGGTTGCCCTGAAGTTGTGAGCACATACCGATTCCCATCCTTTACAGGTGCCCAAATCTGAGCTAGAACATTTTGTTCTGTCATATCTTTGAAGTGCCGAAGAGCTTGCATCATCCTCTCCTTGAATACAAAATACCCATCGGGGTTATCCAGGGGCAACTGTCCTACATGTGGAGATGGAAACCTCATGGTATCATCTTTCTCCATTGGCTTTTCAGTCTCTAAATACGGAGTACCTTCAATCAATAAAACTTCAAAGTCAGAACTCACATGAGTAAACCTCTTTAATTTACACAGAAACTGCAAAACTATTGAGTTTCTTCAATATGCAAGTTACCATCCCATCCAGTAGTTTCATTTGATTTTCCTTCTATTGGTAAATTATCAACGCACCAAGTGAATCTTGAATCCATCACCTCACCCTCCACCCCCTTCTTTCTGAAGCGAGAAAGTGCTATCTGAGCTAGAACTTATTATCAACTATTGCATTTTTATAATTGAACAATGCAAACCAATTTAATCCAATCAATTCAAAACAATTGCAGAGGATTAAAAAGTCTCTGAGTTAAATTCCCCGGGTGACCGAGCAGATCATCAAACATCATCCAATTCACTAATTCAGATTATTATACAATTTGTTCAAAAAATATCTTTTCCACATATTCAACAAATACCCAAATCTGAAAATTGAAGTTAAAGTAACACTAACACACAACCACACACAAAGAACGAAACTTTTACACACCCAAATCTGAAAATTGaagctaaaactaaaaaacaagcAACACCCACAGCATAACTTTTCAAGCACAACATTTCCCATTataaataaccaaacaaaaaggcaaACTCAGAAACTCACAGGAGAGCTCCAGGGGAGCTGAGCTGGGTTGCGCTACATCTTCGTTTTCATCAGCCAAAGCCCAGAGAGAAGAGTAGCTATGGTCAGAGTTCGAGATTAAGAGCGGTGACAAAGGCTGGAGCTGGTAGTTATTGTCACCGTTAATGTCGTTGAAGAAGGAGATTTGATCCAACGGCCAGGAACCAATATCAAGATCTTCGAAGTCCATGAACGGTTCTATGTTTTGGTGATCCGTTGACTTTTGAGTGGTTGGGAAGATCGAGTTCTTCTCTTCCTCCGCTTCGGCCATTTTGGTTTCCTTTACTCTCCAACTGTTACTGTCGTTGGTGTTTTTGTAtatgtatttgtgtttgtgttttgtttttactttggCTCTTTATTAAAAGCTGGGATTGTTTCTCGGAAATGACACTgttgaaaaagttgttgaacGTCAGAAAGAGTTTAGTTACTTATGTAATCCACATAGAACGTGTAagaatgtttctcaaaaaaaaaaaaaaacaaaaaagaatgtGTGAGAATATCCACTTACAGTGAGATTACTGACATGGTTCACTTTGAGTAAGGAGATTACTGACATGGTTCACTTTGAGTGAGAAAACTGATGGTGTATAAATGTTAGCCAGTACTTACGAAATTTATTTCTATAGATGTTGTATATGtaccattattatttt
This genomic stretch from Castanea sativa cultivar Marrone di Chiusa Pesio chromosome 1, ASM4071231v1 harbors:
- the LOC142617624 gene encoding protein NLP7-like isoform X3, with the protein product MDSRFTWCVDNLPIEGKSNETTGWDGTPYLETEKPMEKDDTMRFPSPHVGQLPLDNPDGYFVFKERMMQALRHFKDMTEQNVLAQIWAPVKDGNRYVLTTSGQPFLIGTLGNGLHQFRAASVLYKFAVSEDGALGLPGRVFRQKFPEWTPNVQYYSCKEYPRRVHAQCFNVQGSLALPVFEPSGQSCVGVVELIMTSSKINYAPEVDKVCKALEAVNLRSSEILDHPNTQIYNEGRQNALAEILEILAVVCEAHKLPLAQTWVPCENRSVLAHGDALKKSCASLDGSCMGQVCMSTTDVAVYVVDPHMCGFREACIEHHLQKGQGVAGRAFLSHNSCFCRNITQFCKTEYPLVHYARMFGLTSCFAICLRSTHTGDDDYILEFFLPPSITDLHEQQILLGSLLEMMKQHFQSLKIASGIELEGEVSVEIIQVSKDGIVDSRLESVRINQSMKSPPGPDGLLIVEDMVQLDSSQQQLMVRLNDINNKGIVASNAGGRLDQFSSLENEDMKKMSERRRRKSEKSISLEVLQQYFSGSLKEAAKSLGVCPTTMKRICRQHGISRWPSRKINKVNRSLSKLQRVIDSVQCAEGTFGLGSLTTSQMPVAVGSHPSSLNRSNKQTSPSFKVSEPQEKNGSSTCKMLDEQAAIDDQSRSPPEHGKSPNSSKTRSRSCEESAGTPNSQGSCQGSPPNESTLAEHPYVSAVNEQYVKVEGSPGSPYQLTAAPNISPTNSIPDAFFMTEPQELFGGILIEDSGSSKDLRNLCPSVADAMVNEQVPEFCSTNPPCPSMASNQPIPFVHKMPHVTARNEMKSVIIKATYGEDIIRFRISLNSGMLELKEEVAKRLKLEVGTFEIKYLDDDHEWILIACDADLQECMDISRSAGSNMIRLLVQDVMPNLGSSWESSGD
- the LOC142617624 gene encoding protein NLP6-like isoform X1, producing MAEAEEEKNSIFPTTQKSTDHQNIEPFMDFEDLDIGSWPLDQISFFNDINGDNNYQLQPLSPLLISNSDHSYSSLWALADENEDVAQPSSAPLELSSQIALSRFRKKGVEGEVMDSRFTWCVDNLPIEGKSNETTGWDGTPYLETEKPMEKDDTMRFPSPHVGQLPLDNPDGYFVFKERMMQALRHFKDMTEQNVLAQIWAPVKDGNRYVLTTSGQPFLIGTLGNGLHQFRAASVLYKFAVSEDGALGLPGRVFRQKFPEWTPNVQYYSCKEYPRRVHAQCFNVQGSLALPVFEPSGQSCVGVVELIMTSSKINYAPEVDKVCKALEAVNLRSSEILDHPNTQIYNEGRQNALAEILEILAVVCEAHKLPLAQTWVPCENRSVLAHGDALKKSCASLDGSCMGQVCMSTTDVAVYVVDPHMCGFREACIEHHLQKGQGVAGRAFLSHNSCFCRNITQFCKTEYPLVHYARMFGLTSCFAICLRSTHTGDDDYILEFFLPPSITDLHEQQILLGSLLEMMKQHFQSLKIASGIELEGEVSVEIIQVSKDGIVDSRLESVRINQSMKSPPGPDGLLIVEDMVQLDSSQQQLMVRLNDINNKGIVASNAGGRLDQFSSLENEDMKKMSERRRRKSEKSISLEVLQQYFSGSLKEAAKSLGVCPTTMKRICRQHGISRWPSRKINKVNRSLSKLQRVIDSVQCAEGTFGLGSLTTSQMPVAVGSHPSSLNRSNKQTSPSFKVSEPQEKNGSSTCKMLDEQAAIDDQSRSPPEHGKSPNSSKTRSRSCEESAGTPNSQGSCQGSPPNESTLAEHPYVSAVNEQYVKVEGSPGSPYQLTAAPNISPTNSIPDAFFMTEPQELFGGILIEDSGSSKDLRNLCPSVADAMVNEQVPEFCSTNPPCPSMASNQPIPFVHKMPHVTARNEMKSVIIKATYGEDIIRFRISLNSGMLELKEEVAKRLKLEVGTFEIKYLDDDHEWILIACDADLQECMDISRSAGSNMIRLLVQDVMPNLGSSWESSGD
- the LOC142617624 gene encoding protein NLP6-like isoform X2, yielding MAEAEEEKNSIFPTTQKSTDHQNIEPFMDFEDLDIGSWPLDQISFFNDINGDNNYQLQPLSPLLISNSDHSYSSLWALADENEDVAQPSSAPLELSCTPYLETEKPMEKDDTMRFPSPHVGQLPLDNPDGYFVFKERMMQALRHFKDMTEQNVLAQIWAPVKDGNRYVLTTSGQPFLIGTLGNGLHQFRAASVLYKFAVSEDGALGLPGRVFRQKFPEWTPNVQYYSCKEYPRRVHAQCFNVQGSLALPVFEPSGQSCVGVVELIMTSSKINYAPEVDKVCKALEAVNLRSSEILDHPNTQIYNEGRQNALAEILEILAVVCEAHKLPLAQTWVPCENRSVLAHGDALKKSCASLDGSCMGQVCMSTTDVAVYVVDPHMCGFREACIEHHLQKGQGVAGRAFLSHNSCFCRNITQFCKTEYPLVHYARMFGLTSCFAICLRSTHTGDDDYILEFFLPPSITDLHEQQILLGSLLEMMKQHFQSLKIASGIELEGEVSVEIIQVSKDGIVDSRLESVRINQSMKSPPGPDGLLIVEDMVQLDSSQQQLMVRLNDINNKGIVASNAGGRLDQFSSLENEDMKKMSERRRRKSEKSISLEVLQQYFSGSLKEAAKSLGVCPTTMKRICRQHGISRWPSRKINKVNRSLSKLQRVIDSVQCAEGTFGLGSLTTSQMPVAVGSHPSSLNRSNKQTSPSFKVSEPQEKNGSSTCKMLDEQAAIDDQSRSPPEHGKSPNSSKTRSRSCEESAGTPNSQGSCQGSPPNESTLAEHPYVSAVNEQYVKVEGSPGSPYQLTAAPNISPTNSIPDAFFMTEPQELFGGILIEDSGSSKDLRNLCPSVADAMVNEQVPEFCSTNPPCPSMASNQPIPFVHKMPHVTARNEMKSVIIKATYGEDIIRFRISLNSGMLELKEEVAKRLKLEVGTFEIKYLDDDHEWILIACDADLQECMDISRSAGSNMIRLLVQDVMPNLGSSWESSGD